One part of the Xylanimonas allomyrinae genome encodes these proteins:
- a CDS encoding FAD-dependent oxidoreductase: MTDDSSFTVDFTSPGLGVEGSDSYSVLRAELDPWLASKAEDAGADYITGIPVDELLTDGARVTGVRAGDDELTADVVILCDGVNSLLIEQAGLGATPSPHQVAVGVRQTFELPARVIEDRFHLAEGEGAAWLFVGAPTGGRVGGGFLYTNKDTVSVGLVATVSDLTRSRTPLTQLTEDFLRHPVLGPVLRDAKPVEYSAHLVPEGGMDSMPRLAGDGVLVAGDAAMMCLNLGYSVRGMDLAIAAGRIAGEQAARALDAGDTSAVGLAGYEAALRDSFVLKDMSAMRAFPHFMESTPRIFSAYPAMVRDICLSTFVVDGTPVEPLRRRVMRPVKQAGGLWALAKDGLRGMRAL; encoded by the coding sequence ATGACCGACGACTCCAGCTTCACGGTCGACTTCACGTCGCCGGGTCTGGGTGTCGAGGGATCCGACTCGTACTCGGTGCTGCGTGCCGAGCTCGACCCGTGGCTGGCGTCGAAGGCCGAGGATGCCGGTGCTGACTACATCACCGGCATCCCGGTCGACGAGCTGCTCACCGACGGGGCGCGCGTGACCGGCGTCAGGGCCGGCGACGACGAGCTGACCGCCGACGTCGTCATCCTGTGCGACGGCGTCAACTCGCTCCTGATCGAGCAGGCCGGTCTGGGGGCGACGCCGTCGCCCCACCAGGTCGCCGTCGGCGTCCGGCAGACCTTCGAGCTGCCGGCGCGGGTCATCGAGGACCGGTTCCACCTCGCCGAGGGCGAGGGCGCCGCGTGGTTGTTCGTGGGCGCGCCCACGGGTGGGCGCGTCGGCGGCGGGTTCCTGTACACCAACAAGGACACGGTCTCGGTGGGGCTCGTGGCGACGGTCTCGGACCTGACACGGTCGCGGACCCCGCTGACGCAGCTCACCGAGGACTTCCTGCGGCATCCCGTCCTGGGACCCGTGCTCCGGGACGCCAAGCCGGTCGAGTACTCGGCGCACCTCGTCCCGGAGGGCGGCATGGACTCGATGCCGCGGCTCGCGGGCGACGGCGTCCTGGTCGCGGGCGACGCGGCCATGATGTGCCTCAACCTCGGGTACTCGGTGCGTGGCATGGACCTGGCCATCGCGGCGGGACGGATCGCCGGCGAGCAGGCGGCGCGGGCGCTCGACGCGGGCGACACGAGCGCCGTCGGCCTGGCGGGGTACGAGGCGGCGCTGCGGGACAGCTTCGTGCTCAAGGACATGAGCGCGATGCGCGCGTTCCCTCACTTCATGGAGAGCACGCCGCGCATCTTCAGCGCCTACCCCGCGATGGTGCGCGACATCTGCCTGTCGACGTTCGTCGTCGACGGCACGCCGGTCGAGCCTCTGCGACGGCGCGTCATGCGCCCGGTCAAGCAGGCAGGCGGGCTGTGGGCGCTGGCGAAGGACGGACTGCGAGGAATGAGGGCACTGTGA